aaaccgaaccgaaactcTCAAATATCCGGATGGTTCCTAAATTTCTATATCCgaataaccggaaccgaaccggaaccgaaccgaaaaccgaacgggtacccgaatatccAAAAAACAAGTATCCACTTTCTAATATAAGGTAAAATGTCATCAACCCCACTCGAACAGGAAGAGCGAGAACATTGTTATCACCAGACCATGTTATCTTTTATGTACTCtcttatattatacatatatatatatgatatttttatattaaaactcaataaatacttataaaacTAGCACTTTATTGATTCGAACTCTAGTTGGATTGACAAATATGCAAGTGTGTAACCATTAGACCATTTAGATTAACATATTAACTCATATATTTTGTATGTGTATATTtgattcatttattaaatgggtactcgaaaccgaaccgaaaccgaccaaaaccgaaccgaaatctcataagtacctattgggtatAAGAATGATTTATCCGATATATCCGGAACCAAATGGTTCCTACCCGAAACCGAACTGTATACCCGAATACCTAGGGCTAGTCTTGACCAAAGATTTAGATTAAagttaagattaaaaaaaaattggaccaATAATGTCAAAGGACCTGAGATTACAGGGCAGTACAATGGCTAACCTTTGTTCCGGTTTCTAATTTGGGTTATGTTAATAAGTTAATGGTATGGTGTTCCTTTCTACCTAATTTGAGATTTGTTGTCAGAGAAATGTTAGGGCCGTATGAAACAAATTGATGTGTTAGGCCCACTTTACGGGTTTAGGGCCCGTTTTGGTTTTGTGACGAATTGAATTATTGTTTCGTTCCGTCTCAGTTTTAGGTGTGGAATGTGTTGGTCACTTCACTTGTAGGCACTGGTAGAGCTGTAAACTGGATGAACTCATGTCCATTAGCCCATATCCATTTGTCCATTTATTGTTTGCGGACATGAGAGTGATCATGTCCATTAAAAACCATGTCCATTAAGAACCATGTCCATTAAGGACCATACCTACTAACACTCATATTTTCATGGACTGCCATGGAGTCCATGatgaacatataaaaaaaatttaaattttaatttataagcctacaattatatatacaagttcataaaattaaaattcatccataaattcAAAAGTACAACAATACATAAGTTCATAAGTACAACAATTCCGGTCTTGGCGGGAAAAATCGATTTTGCGGTTGTGGcggaaaaacttaattttgcagttttgacgggaaaattcgattttgcagttttagcggaaaaactcatttttgcggttttggcggaaaactagattttctgattttggcagaaaaactcgattttttggttttgccATGGGGTCCATAATgaccatataagaaaattttaatttataagccTACAATTACATATACAAgttcataaaatttaaattcatccataaattcATAAGTACAATAATACATAAGTTCATAAGTACAAcaatttcggttttggcgagaaaaatcgattttgcggttttggtaggaaaactcgattttccggttttggcgggaaaattcgattttgcgttttgaagaaaaactcaattttgcggttctgacggaaaaactcgattttctggTTCTGGCGGGAAAATTTGATATCAAAATTTAAGCGAAAAAatcgtttttacgattttagcggaaaaactaaattttagaaACCCTAGGTTTTGTGACCATTGGACAGTCCACGTCCATAAAGCCCAAAACCAACAAAGACCATTTTCTTAATGGTCTTCTACATTTTATccaataaaaacaaatgaaataatGGGTTTGTCCATATTAAACCCGTTTGTATATAGACATGGGCAACCATTGGACGGCCCGCCCATTTGACACCTCTAGGCACTGGTAAGTCATTCACCGTACGGTTTAAAGACTTTTGGAATCTTCTTGTCGAGAATGGCATAATTATATTAGAAACAACTAATTATAGAATTAAAACCCCGAACATAGAAGTGCCAATCTTTTAGCCTCTTCACAAATAGCAAGTAATTTCTAACCAacgaattttttaaaaaagtttataacCAAAACGAGACGTAGAAGCAATAAGACCAGAACGGAACAAAACTTATGTTTGTTTTTCTCTCTTgattgagagaaaaaaaaaattaagattctCTGTTTCGCTTCGGCTGAATCAGAGAATCACTTCAAGTTAAGCATTCGATATACAAAACGTTTTGTGacatctagtatatatatttgtttacggGAAAACGAAGCTAGCATTTCAACTGGTAAATCAAATATtcatgatgttttttttttttttttgaaaaaatgaattTGAATCGTTTTATGTAAAACTTAAAAAGGGTTTTGTAGAAAAATGGAAATGTCTCAAACCGACGGAAGAATGGAAGGTTGGCTTTATACCATCCGACACAACCGGTTCGGTCTTCAATTTTCCCGTAAACGATATTTTGTTCTTCTCGACGACAACCTTAAAAGCTTTAGATCAGTACCATCAGATCAAAACGAGGTTTGTCTTTCTCATTTCCTCATAATATGACATTTTGTTTATGTGTTACGCTTTTTAGTATAAAGAGATTTACGCAGAGTAGATGCAAAATATTGACATAAAGAAGTAATTAAATAGGGTTTATATCTAAGGAGGATAGTAATGAGAATAATGATGATAAATAAAAATCGCCAACTTTATGTATAGGAACCTTATAGAAGAGCATCTCTAGACTGTTGTATTAGGGTTACCGACAATGGAAGGGAGAGCTTCAATAGAAAGGTACCAACTCTTGGATACTTATAATTAGCCTATATTACTCAGTTTATGGATTGTTTCTTTTTGGTTCATGTGTTGTTCCAGATCCTTTTCATCTTCACGCTCTACAATACTACGAACCATTTGGACCAGTTAAAGGTTTGTTTGAATTAGCTTGTCTTTTACATCTCGCATTTCTTGTTTTGGAaggttcattctttttttttaaacagttgGGTGCAAGTAGTCCTGAAGAAGCAGCCAAATGGATCAGATCATTACAAGATGCTTCACAAAAGGTTTGTTACATTTTCAATACATTATAAGATTTGAGACTCACATACCACTTGATTAATGTTTTCAGAAGTTTCCATTTCCGGATTGCGAATTTGTATCTCATGCTGAGAAAGGACTTGTGAAATTTAATGTATCAAGGAGGTCGCGCCGCAAAAATTCAGTGGACTGGACAAATTACTCATCATTGAATGTTGAGACAATAGCACCTGATGTCATTGCTCCTTCTCCATGGAAAATATTTGGATGCCAAAACGGTAATAAAAGATAACTTTCTCTGTAAAAAACTTGTGATTCAAGAAACCGATAGCCTTACCAAGCTTTTGAGTTTTCAGGGTTACGCCTCTTCAAAGAAGCTAAAGACTGGGATTCCCGTGGAAGGGTAATGTAAATTTGTTTACTTACTGCATTTGTGAATCTTaacttttaatttcttttactaAAACCTCTTGCAGCATTGGGATGATCATCCTGCAATAATGGCAGTTGGAGTCATAGATGGTACTTCAGAAGATATCTTCAATACCTTAATGTCTTTCGGTCCTTTACGATCAGAGTAAGCTCTATCACTTTGATCTAAAAGGTTAACCAGCCTTATcggtatattttcatttatcttcCATATTAGCCACTATACATGGCTTGACGCAAGAAACCTTGATTTCCTCTAAGTTTAGATATTAATCTTTTTCTTGACTTAGGGTTTACATGACTTTCTTGTAGATGGGACTTTTCTTTCTACAAAGGCAGCGTGGTGGAGCATCTTGATGGACACACAGATATAATCAATGTCCAGCTATACAGTGATTGGTTGCCATGGGGAATGAATAGAAGAGACTTATTGCTGCGACGCTactggagaagagaagaagatggaaCATATGGTTAGATCAATTCTTGATTATATTTCTTGAACGTTAACATGTTGAACTTTCTGGCCTATAACCTTCTCAACCTTGACTATCACAGTGATTCTTTGTCACTCTGTTTATCACAAGGAGTGCCCACCAAAGAAGGGATACGTTCGTGCTTGTGTCAAAAGTAAAGTTTCTTTCTtcacaactcttttttttttttttactttataaccctttgttttttttatgagttttgCATGATTTGGAACATAGGTGGTGGTTACGTGGTGACACCGGTGAACAAAGCGAAACAATCACTAGTAAAGCATATGGTAGCCATTGATTGGAGAAGCTGGAACTTATACACTGGGGCTTCTTCTTCAAGATCCATAACCATCCGCGTGGTTGAGAGACTTGCGGCGTTACGCGAAATGTTCAAAGCGAAACAAGGACATGGCTTCACTGAGTTCGTCTCCGGGGAGTTCATGGATACTAAATCATGCGTGTCTAATATCAACACTAGACCTCTTAAAATAGCAGCCAAAAGGGTTGATCTAGAGCTTGTGAAGGCTGAGGATATGGAGAAACCTTCTTCCGCACGTAACAGTTTGATGGATTTAAATGATGCTTCTGATGAATTTTTCGACGTTCCTGAGCCCAGTGAGTTTGATAGCTTCATTGATAACTCTCTCTTTTCACAAGGACACTCTCAGGTAAATTTATGCTTAACACAGTGGCTCTCTCACTCATGACCGGTCCTGAGATTCATATATAGGGCTTGAAACAATTActaaacatattttttcttaaccATTTGGGTACtaaatgatattatatatacatattaaccATTAATATATTGAGGACCATAAGAGAATGTTTCATCTAGCTATGCCTAGGACCAGCTCTCCTCTCACTTCTTGTTTTGCTTGTGGAACAAAGTaatcttgtgtgtgtgtgtgtgtgtgtttcagCTCAAGATACCATCACCAGCTGGCATTGTCAAGAAACTTCAAGATCTAGCCATTAACAAGAAAGGCTATATGGATTTACAAGAGGTTGGTATGGATGAAAAGACCACATTCTTCTATGGAGCCACTCTTCAAAAAGATCCAAATCTTACTCTGCCTTGTAGTTGGGCTACCGCGGATCCCTCCACATTTTTGATTCGTGGAGACAATTATCTACAAGACCAACAAAAGGTAATCCATTTTCCAGATACACATATGTGTGTGTTCAACCCATGATAATGATCCTTGGTACCATTCAAACGACAGGTAAAGGCAAAAGACACAATGATGCAAATGATTGGAGCAGATTGGATAAGTTCTGATAAGCGAGAAGATGATCTTGGTGGCCGACTAGGTGGTGTAGTTCAGGAGTTCGCAGCCAAAGGCGGTCCTGAATTTTTCTTCATTGTAAACATGCAGGTAACTTTGACATTAGCTACTATCATTCTAAAGAATCATTGctttatttttagttaagaGACCTAActaatatgaaaatttatatataaatcagGCCCCAGGTTCAGCTATGTATAGTCTAGCATTGTACTATATGCTGAAAACTCCATTAGAAGATCATCCTTTGTTACATAGTTTTGTGAATGGTGATGATGCTTATCGCAATTCGCGCTTTAAACTCATCCCACACATCTCCAAAGGCTCATGGATTGTGAAACAGAGTGTTGGCAAGAAGGCTTGCTTGGTGGGTCAGGCACTTGTAGTTCGCTACACCCGTGGAAAAAATTACTTGGAGGTAAAAACACAATTCAAAAGCAATATTATATGCTATATCAAAACTCataatcttttctttctcaGCTTGACATTGATGTTGGGTCTTCAACTGTTGCAAGAGGTGTAACCAATCTTGTTCTTGGGTATCTTAACAATTTGGTTATAGAAATGGCCTTTTTGATACAGGTAAAGCAAAAACTAATCATGTTGAAACTTGAAAATTATAGAATTCTAAGACTTAATGTTATGTAACAATAAGTAATGAAGATCATTCGATGTTTGAAAACTGATTATGCAGGCAAATACAGTAGAGGAACTACCAGAACTGTTACTAGGAACATGTCGGCTCAATTATCTCGATGCTACAAAATCTGTAAAAGAAAGATGAGACATCCCCAAGAACAAACAATACAATGCAAGAGCAGAggatatttctatttttggttCTTTGTGCAAGCTGTGcgtttcttttaccattctttacTAAGTCAACTCGTTTTAACACTCAGACTAAGGTATAGAAAGGATCTAGTTCGGTCCTCTGTGTTACCTGATCCACTTGAATAAATAAACTTGTTGATTTAGTCCAATGCATGTTTTGCAAAATGAAAATTAGAGGAGATAGTTACTTGTGCAACAATCAAAATCTGTTCTTTTATCAGAAGAAACTCTTAACCCATACTGATTTGCGTACATTTATAGAGCTAAGACtatataccaaaaaaaagtaGTCATGTATGCGTTAAACGATAATATATCTAGAGCTGATCTCTAGGAAGGCTTTGATGTGTAAAGCGCAATATCACACTTTTGAAATTTAACACACTTccggttttattttttataaaatacttcTGTGAAATACATTTCCTTGCATTTATTACAGAAGAAATTTACGTTATCTTAAGATTttggattcaaaaaaaaaaagattatggaTTCATGTGAATAATAAATGCTAACGTGAATGGCGGAGGCATAAATTCATTTATGTCTTAGTACTAATAAGTAATGTTTAGAATATTAAGAAAAACTTTTATAATTGGAACtatactttattaaaaaaattggaaccATATGGGACTACATATGTAGAGTGAGTGTGATTAGTGAATATCAACAATGTGGGGCTGAGTATGCGTTGCATGCCTCCGGAAGCAAAGGAGTCACTTTTAGTGGGTCACTGGTTCCTCCGGTTCATCTGTCGGCACCGACACCTCTCTAACTAttcttctgtttttgttttctgtagTTTTACCATAGTTTTATTTGCTTTTTCTTCTCCAGTTCAATCACCACCATTGTCTTCCTTTTTTTCAATTGGTTTTCTTCAGAATTAAAGAAAATTTTCGCTAAATttcattttgtaatatttttcataagtttacttttttgttcatatttttcttatgtTACTTTTTGGACACATGTTATGAGATTTAGAAGATAATAATGACCTGCTATCTCAGTAGATCACTGATTCTTTGTCAACGTTTCTTTCATGCGGGGGTTGGCTCACAGGCACTCAATCTGACTTGTTATCAAAATTCTTAAATTTCTCAGAAGTTTGGTACACTTTCAAACGTGcactaaatgttttttttgtcatcagttGGATCGACATGATCCCATCTATAATCAACCTTACAATGCGAAGAACGCGACTAGTGGAATTATATTCCGGTGGAGAAAACAGCAGATTTGAACATTTAGGGGGTGTATTGAATCTGACATTTGAagtaatttgatttttaatgagttTGTAGATGATTGCAGGAGAATTGGAGAATTTgatgtgatttttgttaaaacattCTAGAAtatcatctaaaaaaaatttcaacttaaattttgttaaataacagtggatttcagagtgttttatgaaatgacaagttcaataacaatggattttaaagtgttttttaaaattcatgtttgaataacagtggatttgtcattttaatgtaaATCATTTGAAACTCTTAGTTGAATACAACcttttaaattgtaataatatACCAAAATAATACATGGAAAATGCTCAAAAGCATATGACTACACcaaaaataacataagatcaAATTATATGGAAAATGCTCAAACTCATGCTCTTgataaagaaataatattagATAAAAGATCAAAAACAAGCAATAAGTCATATAATAACATTgtctttcactacaagaaaacagggggattctgatggccgaaatcgtcggaaattcgtcggaatcggtctattccgacgaatttccgacgaactcgtccgtcggtatcgtttcgtcggaaaaaacaaattcgtcggaatttcgtcagaaattccgacgactttctgacgaataccgagaaacgtcattctgacgaacttccgacgatattacgatgcggctacacgagaccagagttcatcggaaaactacaattccgacgaacgtggttcctcggtttattccgacgaactttgggcgtcggaatttaccgacggacatcggtcgtcggaatataccgacgaaccacgttcgtcggtatattccgacggaaatgagtttgtcggtaaattccgacggatatatgttcgtcggtatattccgacgaccgttgtccgtcggtatatacccttttttttttacaaattaattttgcatttttatatattttttgatattaataaatttaaaaaa
The window above is part of the Brassica napus cultivar Da-Ae chromosome C8, Da-Ae, whole genome shotgun sequence genome. Proteins encoded here:
- the LOC106414407 gene encoding protein ENHANCED DISEASE RESISTANCE 2-like, whose amino-acid sequence is MEMSQTDGRMEGWLYTIRHNRFGLQFSRKRYFVLLDDNLKSFRSVPSDQNEEPYRRASLDCCIRVTDNGRESFNRKILFIFTLYNTTNHLDQLKLGASSPEEAAKWIRSLQDASQKKFPFPDCEFVSHAEKGLVKFNVSRRSRRKNSVDWTNYSSLNVETIAPDVIAPSPWKIFGCQNGLRLFKEAKDWDSRGRHWDDHPAIMAVGVIDGTSEDIFNTLMSFGPLRSEWDFSFYKGSVVEHLDGHTDIINVQLYSDWLPWGMNRRDLLLRRYWRREEDGTYVILCHSVYHKECPPKKGYVRACVKSGGYVVTPVNKAKQSLVKHMVAIDWRSWNLYTGASSSRSITIRVVERLAALREMFKAKQGHGFTEFVSGEFMDTKSCVSNINTRPLKIAAKRVDLELVKAEDMEKPSSARNSLMDLNDASDEFFDVPEPSEFDSFIDNSLFSQGHSQLKIPSPAGIVKKLQDLAINKKGYMDLQEVGMDEKTTFFYGATLQKDPNLTLPCSWATADPSTFLIRGDNYLQDQQKVKAKDTMMQMIGADWISSDKREDDLGGRLGGVVQEFAAKGGPEFFFIVNMQAPGSAMYSLALYYMLKTPLEDHPLLHSFVNGDDAYRNSRFKLIPHISKGSWIVKQSVGKKACLVGQALVVRYTRGKNYLELDIDVGSSTVARGVTNLVLGYLNNLVIEMAFLIQANTVEELPELLLGTCRLNYLDATKSVKER